A stretch of the Panicum virgatum strain AP13 chromosome 9N, P.virgatum_v5, whole genome shotgun sequence genome encodes the following:
- the LOC120690831 gene encoding anthranilate synthase alpha subunit 2, chloroplastic-like: protein MESVAAASSVFSPSRVASPAAAGALVRAGAVVAARRRGRSGGLRCRAVVTPQPSAAVRRSAVAEEDKRRFFEAAARGTGKGNLVPMWECIVSDHLTPVLAYRCLVPEDNVDAPSFLFESVEQGPEGTTNVGRYSMVGAHPVMEIVAKEHKVTIMDHEKGQVTEQVMDDPMQVPRSMMEGWHPQQIDELPESFSGGWVGFFSYDTVRYVEKKKLPFSGAPQDDRNLPDVHLGLYDDVLVFDNVEKKVYVIHWVNVDRHASVEEAYQDGRSRLDLLLSKVHNSNVPTLSPGFVKLRTRQFGTPLNKSTMTSDQYKKAVMQAKEHIMAGDIFQIVLSQRFERRTYANPFEVYRALRIVNPSPYMAYVQARGCVLVASSPEILTRVSKGKIINRPLAGTVRRGKTEKEDQMQEQLLLSDEKQCAEHIMLVDLGRNDVGKVSKSGSVKVEKLMNIERYSHVMHISSTVSGQLDDHLQSWDALRAALPVGTVSGAPKVKAMELIDELEVTRRGPYSGGLGGISFDGDMQIALGLRTIVFSTAPSHNTMYSYKAADRRLEWVAHLQAGAGIVADSSPDDEQRECENKAAALARAIDLAESAFVDKE, encoded by the exons ATGGAATCcgtagccgccgcctcctccgtgtTCTCCCCGTCCCGCGtcgcctccccggcggcggcgggggccctGGTTAGGGCCGGGGCGGTGGTGGCAgccaggaggagggggaggagcggcggcctgAGGTGCCGCGCCGTCGTGACGCCGCAGCCGAGCGCCGCGGTGCGCAGGAGCGCCGTGGCGGAGGAGGACAAGAGGCGGTtcttcgaggcggcggcgcgggggaccGGGAAGGGCAACCTGGTGCCCATGTGGGAGTGCATCGTGTCGGACCACCTCACCCCCGTGCTCGCCTACCGCTGCCTCGTCCCGGAGGACAACGTCGACGCCCCGAGCTTCCTCTTCGAGTCCGTCGAGCAGGGGCCGGAGGGTACCACCAACGTC GGCCGCTACAGCATGGTGGGAGCCCACCCGGTGATGGAGATAGTGGCCAAGGAGCACAAGGTCACGATCATGGACCACGAGAAGGGCCAGGTGACGGAGCAGGTCATGGACGATCCTATGCAGGTGCCCAGGAGCATGATGGAGGGATGGCACCCACAGCAGATCGACGAGCTCCCTGAATCCTTCTCAG GCGGATGGGTCGGTTTCTTTTCCTATGATACGGTTCGGTATGTTGAGAAGAAGAAGCTACCATTCTCTGGTGCCCCTCAGGATGATAGGAACCTTCCTGATGTGCACTTGGGGCTCtacgatgatgttcttgtcttcgACAATGTTGAGAAG AAAGTGTATGTCATTCATTGGGTAAATGTGGACCGGCATGCATCAGTTGAGGAAGCATACCAAGATGGCAGATCCCGGCTGGACCTGTTGCTATCCAAAGTGCACAATTCTAATGT CCCCACACTCTCTCCTGGATTTGTGAAGCTACGCACTCGCCAGTTTGGTACACCTTTGAATAAGTCAACCATGACAAGTGATCAGTACAAGAAGGCTGTTATGCAGGCTAAGGAGCATATTATGGCTGGGGACATCTTCCAGATTGTTTTAAGCCAGAGGTTCGAGAGGCGAACATATGCCAACCCGTTTGAGGTTTATCGAGCATTACGAATTGTGAATCCTAGCCCATACATGGCTTATGTACAG GCACGAGGCTGTGTCCTAGTTGCATCTAGCCCTGAAATTCTTACACGAGTCAGTAAG GGCAAGATTATTAATCGGCCACTTGCTGGGACTGTTCGAAGGGGCAAGACCGAGAAGGAAGATCAAATGCAAGAGCAACTGCTACTAAGTGATGAAAAACAGTGTGCCGAGCACATTATGCTTGTAGACTTGGGAAGAAATGATGTTGGCAAG GTCTCCAAATCTGGATCAGTAAAGGTGGAAAAGTTAATGAACATTGAGCGATACTCCCATGTTATGCACATTAGCTCCACG GTTAGTGGACAGTTGGATGATCATCTCCAGAGCTGGGATGCCCTGAGAGCTGCATTGCCTGTGGGAACAGTCAGTGGAGCACCAAAG GTTAAAGCCATGGAGTTGATAGATGAGTTGGAAGTCACAAGGAGAGGACCATATAGTGGTGGTTTAGGAGGGATATCGTTTGATGGTGATATGCAAATCGCACTAGGTCTCCGCACCATTGTATTCTCAACAGCGCCAAGCCACAACACGATGTACTCATACAAAGCTGCTGATAGGCGCCTGGAATGGGTTGCTCATCTTCAGGCTGGAGCGGGCATTGTTGCTGACAGTAGCCCAGATGATGAACAGCGTGAATGCGAGAATAAGGCTGCAGCATTAGCTCGGGCTATCGATCTTGCAGAGTCAGCTTTTGTAGACAAAGAATAG
- the LOC120691023 gene encoding putative serine/threonine-protein kinase isoform X1, whose protein sequence is MGSSVGCLGGGSKSRQDQNGQAAASRSPRSGRVLSRAGNNVQVFSLNALKTATRNFHMLNCVGRGGFGAVYKGNLKDGTQVAIKKLSAESKQGISEFLTEINVISNVRHPNLVKLLGCCVEGKNRLLVYEYAENNSLANALLGRKNKCIPLDWQKRAAICIGTAAGLAFLHEEAQPRIVHRDIKASNILLDKKLLPKIGDFGLAKLFPDTITHISTRVAGTMGYLAPEYALLGQLTKKADIYSFGVLLLEVISSQSSSKSTWGPDMHVLVEWTWKLREEERLLEIVDPDLDKYPEEQMLRFIKVALLCTQATSQQRPSMKQVVNMLSNQMEINLQNLVPPGVLKEPRPRTGGFGSLAVDTSSSQSTKCNPAESYSTQTNINSGQFSTTEVSPR, encoded by the exons ATGGGGAGTTCGGTCGGCTGCTTGGGAGGTGGCTCCAAGTCTAGGCAAGATCAGAATGGTCAGGCCGCCGCATCTAGGTCTCCTCGTTCAG GTCGTGTATTATCAAGAGCTGGAAATAATGTACAAGTCTTCTCTCTAAACGCGTTGAAGACTGCCACACGAAACTTTCACATGCTGAATTGCGTTGGCCGTGGAGGTTTTGGAGCAGTGTATAAG GGAAACCTGAAAGATGGCACTCAAGTCGCAATAAAAAAGCTTTCAGCTGAGTCAAAACAAGGAATTAGCGAATTCTTGACAGAGATTAATGTCATATCAAATGTCAGGCACCCAAACCTTGTCAAGCTACTTGGTTGCTGTGTTGAAGGAAAAAACAGATTGTTGGTGTATGAGTATGCGGAGAATAACAGTTTGGCAAATGCTTTGCTTG GACGAAAGAATAAATGTATTCCATTGGACTGGCAGAAAAGGGCTGCTATCTGTATTGGAACTGCTGCTGGTCTTGCATTTCTTCATGAGGAAGCGCAACCACGCATTGTCCACCGTGATATCAAGGCTAGCAACATTTTACTTGATAAAAAGCTTCTGCCTAAAATTGGAGATTTTGGACTGGCCAAGCTTTTTCCTGATACTATCACTCACATTAGCACGCGTGTTGCAGGAACAAT GGGCTATTTAGCACCTGAGTATGCCTTATTGGGACAATTAACCAAGAAAGCGGACATATATAGTTTTGGGGTGCTTCTTCTTGAAGTTATAAGCAGTCAAAGCAGCAGCAAGTCAACTTGGGGGCCTGATATGCATGTCCTTGTGGAATGG ACATGGAAACTGcgggaagaagaaaggctcttGGAAATTGTTGATCCAGATCTGGACAAGTACCCAGAGGAGCAAATGCTCCGTTTCATCAAGGTTGCACTGCTGTGTACACAAGCCACGTCTCAGCAAAGGCCATCCATGAAGCAGGTTGTCAATATGTTATCTAACCAAATGGAGATCAATCTGCAAAATTTGGTTCCACCaggtgtgctgaaagaaccacgCCCGCGTACCGGAGGCTTTGGGAGTTTGGCAGTAGACACATCCTCAAGCCAAAGCACCAAATGCAATCCAGCTGAATCTTACAGTACACAGACGAACATCAATAGTGGTCAGTTTAGCACAACTGAGGTATCACCAAGGTGA
- the LOC120691023 gene encoding cold-responsive protein kinase 1-like isoform X2 codes for MLNCVGRGGFGAVYKGNLKDGTQVAIKKLSAESKQGISEFLTEINVISNVRHPNLVKLLGCCVEGKNRLLVYEYAENNSLANALLGRKNKCIPLDWQKRAAICIGTAAGLAFLHEEAQPRIVHRDIKASNILLDKKLLPKIGDFGLAKLFPDTITHISTRVAGTMGYLAPEYALLGQLTKKADIYSFGVLLLEVISSQSSSKSTWGPDMHVLVEWTWKLREEERLLEIVDPDLDKYPEEQMLRFIKVALLCTQATSQQRPSMKQVVNMLSNQMEINLQNLVPPGVLKEPRPRTGGFGSLAVDTSSSQSTKCNPAESYSTQTNINSGQFSTTEVSPR; via the exons ATGCTGAATTGCGTTGGCCGTGGAGGTTTTGGAGCAGTGTATAAG GGAAACCTGAAAGATGGCACTCAAGTCGCAATAAAAAAGCTTTCAGCTGAGTCAAAACAAGGAATTAGCGAATTCTTGACAGAGATTAATGTCATATCAAATGTCAGGCACCCAAACCTTGTCAAGCTACTTGGTTGCTGTGTTGAAGGAAAAAACAGATTGTTGGTGTATGAGTATGCGGAGAATAACAGTTTGGCAAATGCTTTGCTTG GACGAAAGAATAAATGTATTCCATTGGACTGGCAGAAAAGGGCTGCTATCTGTATTGGAACTGCTGCTGGTCTTGCATTTCTTCATGAGGAAGCGCAACCACGCATTGTCCACCGTGATATCAAGGCTAGCAACATTTTACTTGATAAAAAGCTTCTGCCTAAAATTGGAGATTTTGGACTGGCCAAGCTTTTTCCTGATACTATCACTCACATTAGCACGCGTGTTGCAGGAACAAT GGGCTATTTAGCACCTGAGTATGCCTTATTGGGACAATTAACCAAGAAAGCGGACATATATAGTTTTGGGGTGCTTCTTCTTGAAGTTATAAGCAGTCAAAGCAGCAGCAAGTCAACTTGGGGGCCTGATATGCATGTCCTTGTGGAATGG ACATGGAAACTGcgggaagaagaaaggctcttGGAAATTGTTGATCCAGATCTGGACAAGTACCCAGAGGAGCAAATGCTCCGTTTCATCAAGGTTGCACTGCTGTGTACACAAGCCACGTCTCAGCAAAGGCCATCCATGAAGCAGGTTGTCAATATGTTATCTAACCAAATGGAGATCAATCTGCAAAATTTGGTTCCACCaggtgtgctgaaagaaccacgCCCGCGTACCGGAGGCTTTGGGAGTTTGGCAGTAGACACATCCTCAAGCCAAAGCACCAAATGCAATCCAGCTGAATCTTACAGTACACAGACGAACATCAATAGTGGTCAGTTTAGCACAACTGAGGTATCACCAAGGTGA